The Thermococcus sp. 21S7 genome window below encodes:
- a CDS encoding transposase, protein MPSETIKLTAKFKLKKTPEGLDVLFKTYREIVNFLITYAFENNVTSFYRLKKETYKSLRKEYPELPSHYLYTGCQMATAIFKSFRKRRKKGKAKGKPAFKKEVIMLDDHLFKLDLEKGTVKLSTPRGRIQLEFYPAKYHEKFKGWKVGQAWLVRTPKGTFLNVVFSKDVEVKEPKAFVGVDLNENNVTLSLPNGEFVQITTHEREIRTGYFVKRRKIQQKIRAGRKRKELLEKYGRREKNRLNDLYHKLANKIVELAEKYGGIALEDLTKIRESIRYSAEINGRLHRWSFRKLQSIIEYKAKLKGVRVVFVNPAHTSSLCPVCGGKLSPNGGRIVKCLNCGFEADRDVIGSWNVRLRALKMWGVTVPPESLLMSGGGRLSATFGTCEPIVADNQNGYGITSLKSLKNSSKCSLLTWGIMTILM, encoded by the coding sequence ATGCCCTCAGAGACAATTAAACTCACGGCAAAATTCAAACTCAAGAAAACGCCAGAAGGATTAGATGTCCTCTTCAAAACTTACCGGGAAATCGTGAACTTTCTCATCACTTACGCTTTCGAAAACAACGTTACCAGCTTTTACCGGCTGAAAAAGGAAACTTACAAGAGCCTCCGGAAAGAGTATCCAGAACTACCGAGTCACTACCTTTACACGGGTTGTCAAATGGCGACTGCAATCTTCAAAAGCTTTAGAAAGCGGAGAAAGAAGGGAAAGGCCAAGGGAAAGCCGGCATTCAAAAAAGAAGTCATAATGCTCGACGACCACCTGTTCAAACTCGACTTGGAGAAGGGAACAGTAAAACTCTCCACTCCCAGGGGACGAATCCAGTTAGAGTTTTACCCGGCCAAATACCACGAGAAGTTCAAGGGCTGGAAGGTTGGCCAAGCGTGGTTAGTGAGAACGCCGAAAGGGACATTTCTAAACGTCGTCTTCTCTAAAGACGTTGAGGTTAAAGAGCCGAAAGCCTTTGTCGGCGTGGACTTGAACGAGAACAACGTTACCCTTTCCCTTCCAAACGGGGAATTCGTTCAAATCACCACCCACGAGCGGGAGATTAGGACTGGTTATTTCGTGAAAAGGAGAAAAATCCAACAGAAAATTAGGGCTGGAAGAAAGAGAAAAGAACTCCTTGAAAAATACGGGCGGAGGGAGAAGAACAGGCTTAACGACTTGTATCATAAGCTCGCCAACAAAATCGTCGAGTTGGCGGAAAAATATGGTGGGATTGCTTTAGAGGATTTAACGAAAATCAGAGAGTCAATCAGGTATTCCGCCGAGATAAATGGAAGACTCCACAGGTGGAGTTTTCGGAAGCTTCAAAGCATTATCGAATACAAGGCGAAATTAAAGGGTGTTAGGGTTGTTTTCGTGAATCCTGCTCATACTTCCTCCCTGTGCCCGGTGTGTGGGGGTAAGTTAAGCCCGAATGGGGGCAGGATTGTGAAGTGTTTGAATTGTGGGTTTGAGGCTGATAGAGACGTTATCGGCTCTTGGAATGTTCGTTTGAGAGCCTTGAAGATGTGGGGAGTCACCGTTCCCCCCGAAAGCCTTCTAATGAGCGGAGGAGGAAGGTTATCCGCTACTTTTGGAACTTGCGAACCAATCGTAGCGGATAACCAGAACGGTTACGGAATAACTTCCCTCAAATCCCTCAAAAACTCTTCCAAGTGCTCTCTCCTCACGTGGGGCATCATGACGATTCTGATGTAG
- a CDS encoding IS607 family transposase, which translates to MKLYRSGEVAKKLGVSKMTVLRWIKSGKLKAHRIGKEYRVPESEIKRILEGKIPDKVVIYARVSSRDQKEDLERQIEYLKNYSSSRGYQVAKIITDISSGLNENRKGLKQLFKLVESGEVTKVIITYRDRLTRFGFKYLEQYFNSHGVEIEVIFDDEEKTPEKELVEDLLAIVTSFAGKLYGARSHKKKRLVEAVKNALRDN; encoded by the coding sequence GTGAAGCTTTATCGAAGTGGTGAAGTCGCAAAGAAACTTGGAGTTTCTAAGATGACAGTCCTCCGCTGGATTAAATCAGGCAAACTCAAAGCCCACAGAATCGGCAAAGAATACCGAGTTCCAGAAAGTGAAATTAAGAGAATTCTTGAGGGCAAAATCCCCGATAAAGTCGTCATTTACGCAAGAGTTTCAAGCAGAGACCAGAAGGAAGACTTAGAAAGACAAATCGAATACCTCAAGAATTACTCCTCATCCAGAGGTTATCAAGTGGCTAAAATCATTACGGACATTTCTTCCGGATTGAACGAGAACAGGAAGGGATTAAAACAGCTCTTCAAACTCGTCGAAAGCGGAGAAGTTACTAAAGTCATCATAACTTACCGGGACAGGCTCACCCGCTTCGGCTTCAAATACCTCGAACAATACTTTAACTCTCACGGCGTTGAGATTGAAGTAATCTTCGACGATGAGGAGAAAACACCAGAAAAAGAACTTGTTGAGGACTTATTAGCCATCGTAACATCCTTCGCTGGAAAGCTTTACGGGGCTCGTTCTCATAAGAAAAAACGCCTCGTCGAGGCGGTAAAGAATGCCCTCAGAGACAATTAA
- a CDS encoding cation diffusion facilitator family transporter, which yields MEEIYRPIWVSIVGNVLLSVFKLIVGFLYSSIALISDGVHSLSDVITSVVGYAGIKISSKPPDKSHPFGHSRFEPLVAFLIGEALLVVAYEIGRDSVGRLVRGEVVEVNGIMLGVTILSILAKELMFRYSVHVGRKLNSQILVADAYHHRSDALSSVAVLIGLGAQKLGFQYGDALAGLVVAVFLVKVSLEIILENIGYLTGQAPPFEICEEIKKRALGVPNVLGVHDLRAHYVGNRLHVELHIEVPPELTLKEAHDISEEVKKRIEEIPDVEVAFVHVDIKGLFHR from the coding sequence GTGGAGGAGATTTACAGGCCCATATGGGTCAGCATCGTTGGCAACGTCCTCCTATCCGTTTTCAAACTAATCGTGGGTTTTCTGTATTCAAGCATAGCCCTCATATCCGATGGCGTTCATTCCCTGAGCGATGTCATCACGAGCGTCGTAGGCTACGCTGGAATAAAAATCTCCTCGAAGCCGCCCGATAAAAGCCACCCCTTCGGCCACTCACGATTCGAGCCCCTGGTGGCGTTCCTGATAGGTGAGGCCCTTCTCGTCGTCGCGTACGAGATTGGAAGGGACTCCGTTGGGAGGCTCGTTCGTGGGGAGGTCGTTGAGGTAAATGGGATAATGCTCGGCGTAACGATACTTTCAATCCTCGCGAAGGAATTGATGTTCCGCTACTCCGTCCACGTCGGCAGGAAGCTGAACAGCCAGATACTCGTTGCTGATGCATACCACCACAGGAGCGATGCTCTGAGCAGCGTAGCTGTCCTAATCGGCCTCGGTGCCCAGAAACTCGGCTTTCAGTACGGTGACGCGCTCGCGGGTCTAGTCGTCGCGGTCTTCCTCGTGAAGGTTTCGCTTGAGATAATCCTTGAGAACATTGGGTATCTGACGGGACAGGCCCCGCCCTTCGAGATATGTGAGGAGATAAAGAAACGCGCGCTGGGCGTTCCCAACGTTCTCGGCGTTCACGACCTCCGCGCTCACTACGTCGGAAACAGACTCCACGTCGAGCTACATATAGAGGTTCCCCCCGAACTGACGCTGAAAGAAGCCCACGACATCAGCGAGGAGGTGAAGAAGCGCATAGAGGAAATCCCCGATGTGGAGGTTGCCTTCGTTCACGTGGACATAAAGGGGCTGTTTCATAGATAA
- the glmA gene encoding exo-beta-D-glucosaminidase, whose amino-acid sequence MKVEHDGRVYVIDGERVVIYGGTLQFFRIPRRHWRDRLEKMRRHGLNTVDTYVAWNWHEPENGEFDFTGETHPQRDLVGFLELVQEMGMHAIVRPGPYICGEWRNGGIPEWLINGHPEILARGPDGALPRDIYYPPITYLHPTYLEAVSRWYEGVLPIIRDYLHTNGGPIVSVSIDDEPSYWETIFQPFLTDYNDVVVKPGGLWEEWLRENYTLDELGERYGRPIGDYSEVYAPASENEPLPKLLDWHRFKIWMTNRYVETLYDHLKRYIDVPISILDPYLLLAAWKHFYRYVSEKNLDIHLWTEFWYSFYRSFDFKEDRLGHIYYKTGIYRFYQRKLGTPPLSIETQASLAHTIEPDEAELLYALLPALGIHNINYYLYAGGENPEGYESHNGITWDVYSPVGLDGSERPHVEPIRWLGEFLSGNPGFVESPLRPRLAFGTYEPYEPLSLWGLRDGLKESVNLNEYLFGERGLLTLLAMSNAPFDVLDLEEASVGEMLAYGQLWVYSLDFMSRDVQDKLVEFVERGGNLVILPMLPYLDENMKPYSTLADYLGVEVEPAEARDNVRLIPFVSVSSDGIDRMITRNVVREVRGGTPVVFASGKPVGALVRKGRGSAVVLGFRLQYFGSHHDLHRKFVDKLLSLQGIERDFEVTDRDMIAIPRGNYLVLANPRGHRVFGKVRYGGTEVPKLMDGIEMRKRGVLFLPFEVRYGDVEVVYSTATVLCRDGDVLHLRNHLSNLSEVALRNVEDVRVVGGKIVDESLSDGVLTIVIEHEPGDFELEF is encoded by the coding sequence ATGAAGGTTGAGCACGACGGCAGGGTTTACGTTATCGACGGCGAGAGGGTTGTAATCTACGGCGGAACACTCCAGTTCTTCCGCATTCCGAGGAGGCACTGGCGCGACAGGCTGGAAAAAATGAGGAGGCACGGCCTCAACACGGTTGACACCTACGTCGCCTGGAACTGGCACGAGCCTGAAAATGGTGAGTTCGACTTCACTGGCGAGACGCACCCCCAGAGGGACCTGGTGGGCTTCCTTGAGCTGGTTCAGGAGATGGGGATGCACGCCATCGTCAGGCCCGGCCCCTACATCTGCGGTGAGTGGAGGAACGGCGGAATTCCGGAATGGCTAATCAACGGGCACCCGGAGATACTCGCCAGGGGGCCGGACGGCGCCCTGCCGCGGGACATCTACTACCCGCCGATTACATACCTCCACCCGACCTACCTGGAGGCCGTCTCCCGTTGGTACGAAGGGGTTCTTCCGATAATCCGGGACTACCTCCACACCAACGGGGGGCCGATAGTAAGCGTCTCCATAGACGACGAGCCGTCCTACTGGGAAACGATATTCCAGCCGTTCCTCACCGACTACAACGACGTCGTCGTTAAACCCGGCGGCCTCTGGGAGGAGTGGCTCAGGGAAAACTACACCCTCGACGAACTGGGCGAGCGCTACGGAAGGCCAATCGGGGACTACTCCGAGGTCTACGCGCCGGCGAGCGAAAACGAGCCTTTGCCGAAGCTCCTCGACTGGCACCGCTTCAAGATATGGATGACCAACCGCTACGTTGAGACCCTCTACGACCACCTCAAGCGCTACATCGACGTCCCGATAAGCATACTCGACCCCTACCTCCTCCTCGCGGCCTGGAAACACTTCTACCGCTACGTGAGTGAGAAGAACCTCGATATCCACCTCTGGACAGAGTTCTGGTACTCCTTCTACCGCTCCTTTGACTTCAAGGAGGACAGGCTCGGGCACATTTATTACAAAACCGGAATCTACCGCTTCTATCAGAGAAAACTCGGAACGCCGCCTCTGAGCATAGAGACTCAAGCCTCGCTGGCCCACACGATAGAGCCGGACGAGGCGGAGCTGCTCTACGCCCTCCTTCCGGCCCTCGGAATCCACAACATCAACTACTACCTCTACGCCGGCGGGGAGAATCCAGAAGGCTACGAGTCGCACAACGGAATAACCTGGGACGTTTACTCGCCGGTCGGTCTTGATGGAAGCGAGAGGCCGCACGTCGAGCCTATTAGGTGGCTCGGCGAATTTTTGAGTGGCAACCCAGGTTTCGTGGAAAGCCCGCTCAGGCCGAGGCTCGCCTTCGGAACCTACGAGCCCTACGAGCCCCTCTCGCTCTGGGGACTGAGGGATGGCCTTAAGGAGAGCGTCAACCTCAACGAGTACCTCTTCGGAGAGCGCGGGCTTTTGACGCTCCTGGCGATGAGCAACGCCCCCTTCGACGTCCTCGACCTTGAGGAGGCAAGCGTCGGAGAGATGTTGGCGTACGGCCAGCTCTGGGTCTACAGCCTCGACTTCATGTCCAGAGACGTTCAGGACAAGCTCGTGGAGTTCGTTGAGCGGGGCGGCAACCTCGTAATCCTCCCGATGCTCCCCTACCTGGACGAGAACATGAAGCCGTACTCCACCCTGGCAGACTACCTTGGCGTTGAGGTTGAGCCGGCGGAGGCGAGGGACAACGTCAGGCTCATCCCCTTCGTCAGCGTCTCCTCGGACGGGATTGACAGAATGATAACGAGAAATGTGGTCAGAGAAGTGCGGGGCGGAACGCCGGTAGTATTCGCCAGCGGCAAGCCTGTGGGGGCGCTCGTTCGGAAGGGAAGGGGAAGCGCGGTAGTTCTCGGCTTCAGGCTCCAGTACTTCGGCAGCCACCACGACCTCCACAGAAAGTTCGTTGATAAACTGCTGTCCCTCCAGGGGATTGAACGGGACTTCGAGGTCACGGACAGGGACATGATAGCGATTCCGCGCGGCAACTACCTTGTCCTCGCCAATCCGCGCGGCCACAGGGTATTCGGGAAGGTTCGGTACGGGGGGACTGAGGTTCCAAAGCTCATGGACGGGATAGAGATGAGGAAGCGCGGCGTTCTCTTCCTGCCCTTTGAGGTCAGGTACGGCGACGTCGAGGTCGTTTACTCCACCGCGACCGTCCTCTGCAGGGATGGCGACGTGCTCCACCTCCGCAACCATCTCTCGAACCTCAGTGAGGTGGCGCTGAGGAACGTTGAAGACGTCAGGGTCGTCGGCGGTAAAATCGTGGACGAGTCCCTCTCGGACGGGGTTCTTACCATTGTGATCGAACACGAGCCCGGGGACTTTGAGCTGGAGTTCTGA
- the glmD gene encoding glucosamine-6-phosphate deaminase: MHSTIREIRKTPEGIKKAQKAFEDFIANHDFRLPREIVYTGCGSSHFLSQPLAMATTRLGGRGFSAPCSELLYSREWYPIGNPELLVAISRSGETTEAIKALDALNVPRFALTAYESTLSREADHALIVPAHEESVVMTHSFTAFYFAFLQLLLRSYGRETYDAELVSELTKEVLRSEDYIREIVSGFDFRNVIFLGSGILHPVALEAMLKMKEMALFWSEAYQTFEVRHGFKSIADDGTLVVLLVDEPFEWHEKLTEEFQDQGAKVLTVGRRDTGADYFIEVPGLSPPANVVLYLPVIQLLAYYKAVGRGLNPDRPRFLSKVVKW, translated from the coding sequence ATGCACTCGACGATTAGGGAGATTAGAAAGACCCCAGAGGGAATAAAGAAGGCTCAAAAGGCCTTTGAGGATTTCATAGCCAATCACGACTTCCGGTTACCGAGGGAGATAGTTTACACTGGCTGTGGCAGTTCACACTTCCTGTCGCAGCCGCTGGCCATGGCAACCACCCGCCTCGGGGGCAGGGGGTTCAGCGCCCCCTGCTCCGAACTTTTGTATTCGAGGGAGTGGTACCCAATAGGAAATCCCGAACTTCTCGTGGCCATCTCCCGCTCCGGCGAGACCACGGAGGCCATAAAGGCCCTCGATGCCCTGAACGTTCCCAGGTTCGCCCTTACGGCGTACGAAAGCACACTCTCAAGGGAAGCCGACCACGCCCTAATCGTTCCTGCCCACGAGGAGAGCGTCGTAATGACCCACTCCTTCACGGCCTTCTACTTCGCCTTCCTGCAGCTTCTCCTCCGTTCGTACGGGCGGGAAACCTACGACGCGGAACTCGTCTCGGAACTAACGAAAGAAGTCCTGCGGAGCGAGGACTACATCAGGGAAATCGTCAGCGGCTTCGACTTCAGGAACGTCATCTTCCTCGGCTCGGGAATCCTCCATCCGGTGGCACTTGAGGCGATGCTGAAGATGAAGGAGATGGCCCTCTTCTGGAGCGAGGCATACCAGACCTTCGAGGTCAGACACGGCTTCAAGTCCATAGCCGACGACGGAACGCTCGTCGTTCTCCTCGTGGACGAGCCCTTCGAGTGGCACGAAAAGCTCACGGAGGAGTTCCAAGACCAGGGTGCGAAGGTTCTCACCGTTGGAAGGCGCGATACGGGAGCCGATTACTTTATCGAGGTTCCGGGGCTGAGCCCGCCGGCCAACGTGGTTCTCTACCTGCCGGTTATCCAGCTCCTGGCCTACTACAAGGCCGTTGGGCGCGGACTCAACCCCGACAGGCCGAGGTTTCTGAGCAAGGTGGTGAAGTGGTGA
- a CDS encoding ABC transporter ATP-binding protein encodes MSLLEVEHLTKVFTSGLIGGFEIRAVDGVSFTIGKGEIVSLVGESGSGKTTVGKLILRLIKPTSGRILFEGRDVTGLSKKQLRREYYRDVQAVFQDPFASFNPLHPIDRAFDLVFDSYLTDVSRGERDDMIDKALIQVGLNPDEVRGKFPHQLSGGQLQRILIARALLLKPKLLIADEAVSMLDASTRIDILNLLGDFRDRHDTSVLFVTHDLALGYYISDSTIIMYRGTIVEMGDTEKVFHNPLHPYTRMLLESVPDLNVKWEFRGIEPEKEERGIYEIAGCRYAPRCPKAKDVCFKVRPELREVEKNHWVACHLHGGE; translated from the coding sequence ATGAGCCTTCTCGAAGTCGAACACCTGACCAAGGTATTCACATCGGGCCTGATCGGCGGCTTTGAAATCCGGGCGGTTGACGGCGTCAGCTTCACCATCGGAAAGGGCGAGATAGTTTCCCTCGTCGGCGAGAGCGGGAGCGGAAAAACCACCGTCGGAAAGCTCATACTCCGGCTGATAAAGCCCACCTCCGGGAGGATACTCTTCGAGGGTCGTGACGTAACCGGGCTGAGCAAGAAGCAGCTGAGGAGGGAGTACTACAGGGACGTCCAGGCCGTTTTCCAGGATCCCTTCGCGAGCTTCAACCCGCTCCACCCGATAGACCGGGCCTTCGACCTCGTCTTCGACTCCTACCTCACGGACGTCAGCAGGGGCGAGCGCGACGACATGATCGACAAGGCGCTCATCCAGGTCGGCCTCAACCCCGACGAGGTGCGCGGCAAGTTCCCGCACCAGCTCAGCGGCGGACAGCTTCAGAGAATCCTCATTGCGAGGGCATTGCTGCTGAAGCCGAAGCTCCTAATAGCGGACGAGGCGGTTTCGATGCTCGACGCGTCGACCAGAATCGACATCCTCAACCTCCTCGGCGACTTCAGGGACAGGCACGACACCTCGGTTCTCTTCGTTACCCATGACCTGGCGCTCGGCTACTACATCAGCGACTCGACGATAATCATGTACCGCGGAACCATCGTCGAGATGGGCGACACGGAGAAGGTGTTTCACAATCCGCTCCACCCGTACACCAGGATGCTCCTGGAGAGCGTTCCCGATTTGAACGTCAAGTGGGAGTTCAGGGGAATCGAGCCCGAGAAGGAGGAGCGCGGCATCTACGAGATAGCCGGATGCCGCTACGCACCGAGGTGTCCGAAGGCCAAGGACGTCTGCTTCAAGGTTCGCCCCGAGCTCCGCGAGGTCGAGAAGAACCACTGGGTTGCCTGTCATCTCCACGGGGGTGAGTGA
- a CDS encoding ABC transporter ATP-binding protein, which produces MLTVENLRIYYATPVGHVKAVDGVSFEVKEGEVFGIAGESGCGKSTLVHSLILRKPPMVHMGGKAIFKGRDLMRLSEEEARKIRYSELSIIPQYAMNALNPTKKIKDIVWDLAREHGHSDREEVEKLLRERLAMVKLSPKVADMYPVELSGGMRQRATMVVSTLLNPDLLIADEVTSALDVTTQRVVIELLHHFMEEGIVRSIIFVTHDLAILDKIADRIMIMYAGKVVEIGPTDELINEPSHPYTQLLLNSLPRMGVQYRKQKLKGIPGYPISLLKPPKGCRFYTRCPYALDRCPHVEPSLVKIGESHYAACHLLGGEEQ; this is translated from the coding sequence ATGCTCACCGTTGAGAACCTAAGAATTTACTACGCAACTCCCGTCGGCCACGTAAAGGCCGTTGACGGGGTTTCCTTTGAGGTCAAGGAGGGGGAAGTCTTCGGCATAGCCGGCGAGAGCGGCTGCGGAAAATCAACCCTCGTGCACTCCCTCATACTCAGGAAGCCGCCGATGGTTCACATGGGCGGAAAGGCGATCTTCAAAGGCAGGGATTTGATGAGGCTGAGCGAGGAAGAGGCCAGAAAAATACGCTACAGCGAACTCTCAATAATCCCCCAGTACGCGATGAACGCCCTCAACCCGACCAAGAAGATAAAGGACATAGTCTGGGACTTGGCCAGGGAGCACGGCCACTCGGACAGGGAGGAGGTCGAGAAGCTCCTCCGCGAGAGGCTGGCTATGGTGAAGCTCAGCCCCAAGGTTGCGGACATGTATCCAGTCGAGCTGAGCGGCGGAATGCGCCAGCGCGCCACCATGGTTGTCTCAACGCTCCTCAACCCCGACCTGCTCATCGCCGACGAGGTAACCTCGGCCCTCGACGTCACGACTCAGAGAGTAGTCATCGAGCTGCTCCACCACTTCATGGAGGAGGGCATAGTCAGGTCGATAATCTTCGTCACCCACGACCTGGCCATACTCGACAAGATAGCGGACAGGATAATGATCATGTACGCTGGCAAGGTCGTCGAAATCGGCCCCACGGATGAACTCATCAACGAGCCGAGCCACCCGTACACCCAGCTCCTCCTCAACTCCCTGCCGAGGATGGGGGTGCAGTACAGGAAGCAGAAGCTCAAGGGAATTCCCGGCTACCCGATAAGCCTCCTCAAACCGCCGAAGGGGTGCCGCTTCTACACCCGCTGTCCCTACGCCCTCGACAGGTGCCCGCACGTTGAGCCCAGCCTTGTGAAGATCGGTGAGAGCCACTACGCGGCATGCCATCTACTCGGGGGTGAGGAGCAATGA
- a CDS encoding ABC transporter permease → MARESRLYKLKLAMRNNKFRFGFGVLLFFVAFAIVGPMFTVFSSDGLYYETIPGTNITVATYSAKTLPPMTHENLTTYTGNQVEVLHILGTDKLGKDLYALLVYGLRTSLWVAVLAAVIGTALGITIGFIAGYKGGLTDELLMMFVNIMLVIPSIVLLILVAAYLEARSPEVQALIIGLTGWPWVARAVRSQTLSLKNREFVNLARIVGLSDLRIIFEEIMPNMISYIFMVGILQFSGAILASATLDFIGLGPTTAVSLGTILQKAIAHNALQFGWWWWFIPPGLIITLIITALFFINLGMEEVFNPRLRRE, encoded by the coding sequence ATGGCCAGGGAGAGCAGGCTCTACAAGTTAAAACTCGCAATGAGGAACAACAAGTTCCGCTTCGGCTTCGGGGTACTCCTGTTCTTCGTGGCGTTCGCCATAGTCGGGCCCATGTTCACCGTGTTCTCCAGCGATGGCCTCTACTACGAGACCATACCCGGAACGAACATCACGGTGGCGACGTACTCCGCCAAAACGCTCCCGCCGATGACCCACGAGAACCTTACGACATACACTGGCAACCAGGTTGAGGTCCTCCACATCCTCGGAACCGACAAGCTCGGAAAGGACCTCTACGCCCTCCTCGTCTACGGTCTGAGAACGAGCCTCTGGGTGGCGGTGCTGGCTGCGGTGATTGGAACCGCACTCGGAATTACCATAGGCTTCATCGCGGGCTACAAGGGCGGGCTGACCGACGAGCTGCTCATGATGTTCGTCAACATAATGCTGGTCATCCCGTCGATAGTGCTCCTGATACTGGTCGCGGCCTACCTCGAAGCCAGAAGCCCCGAGGTTCAGGCGCTCATCATAGGCCTAACCGGCTGGCCGTGGGTGGCCAGGGCAGTTCGCTCCCAGACCCTCTCGCTGAAGAACCGCGAGTTTGTGAACCTGGCGCGGATAGTCGGCCTCAGCGACCTCAGGATAATCTTCGAGGAGATAATGCCCAACATGATTTCCTACATCTTCATGGTCGGAATCCTGCAGTTCAGCGGCGCGATACTCGCCTCGGCGACGCTCGACTTCATAGGCCTCGGCCCAACGACGGCGGTATCGCTGGGAACGATACTCCAGAAGGCGATAGCCCACAACGCCCTCCAGTTCGGCTGGTGGTGGTGGTTCATCCCGCCCGGGCTGATAATCACCCTCATCATCACAGCGTTGTTCTTCATCAACCTGGGCATGGAAGAGGTGTTCAATCCGAGGCTGAGGAGGGAATGA
- a CDS encoding ABC transporter permease produces MGFRKYLARKTLVYAITFLFAVTLNWLLPRLMPGNPIEAMIESNLNLAPGEKEILIKFYEELYGLNEPLWRQFVNFWVRLFHGDLGYSLLYKAPVWDLIKHALPYDIAILLPAIALSWLVGNWLGAIAGKNKKYDRYMMPVFYFLASMPYFWFAMLLVYFVGVRAGWLPYQGAYDPSLLPSFSWEFIKSFISHWILPFLSLFIVMIGSWAIGMRNMIIYELEADYVRYLEALGASERLMTSHAYRNAILPQVTGLALQLGLMVAGAIATEIVFNYPGIGILLMNAALSQDYFLLQGAFLMVVISVLAANFIIDIVYAFIDPRVRTSYTEG; encoded by the coding sequence ATGGGGTTCAGGAAGTATCTCGCCAGGAAAACCCTCGTTTACGCGATAACTTTCCTGTTCGCGGTTACGCTCAACTGGCTCCTGCCCAGGCTCATGCCCGGCAACCCTATAGAGGCCATGATAGAATCAAACCTCAACCTTGCCCCCGGCGAGAAGGAGATACTGATTAAATTCTACGAGGAGCTTTACGGGCTCAACGAGCCCCTCTGGAGGCAGTTCGTGAACTTCTGGGTCAGGCTCTTCCACGGGGACCTGGGCTACAGCCTCCTCTACAAGGCCCCCGTATGGGATTTAATCAAGCACGCCCTTCCCTATGATATCGCCATCCTCCTCCCTGCCATAGCGCTCAGCTGGCTGGTCGGAAACTGGCTGGGCGCGATAGCGGGTAAGAATAAGAAGTACGACCGCTACATGATGCCCGTTTTCTACTTCCTCGCGAGCATGCCCTACTTCTGGTTCGCCATGCTCCTCGTCTACTTCGTCGGGGTCAGGGCCGGATGGCTCCCCTACCAGGGCGCCTACGACCCTTCCCTGCTCCCCAGCTTCTCGTGGGAGTTCATAAAGAGCTTCATCTCCCACTGGATACTCCCCTTCCTGAGCCTGTTCATAGTCATGATAGGGAGCTGGGCCATAGGAATGCGCAACATGATAATCTACGAGCTTGAGGCCGACTACGTCCGCTACCTTGAGGCACTCGGCGCGAGCGAGAGACTGATGACCAGCCACGCCTACAGGAACGCCATACTGCCTCAGGTCACCGGTCTCGCTTTACAGCTCGGCCTGATGGTTGCCGGAGCCATAGCGACGGAAATAGTCTTCAACTACCCGGGGATAGGCATACTCCTAATGAACGCGGCGCTGAGCCAGGACTACTTCCTGCTCCAGGGCGCGTTCCTCATGGTCGTAATCTCGGTTCTCGCGGCGAACTTCATCATAGACATAGTCTACGCCTTCATCGACCCGCGCGTCAGAACGAGCTACACGGAGGGTTGA